The following nucleotide sequence is from bacterium.
TGCCGCCCCGCCGCAGCAGCCGTTCCGTGCACCACAACGCGCCGGCCATCCAAGGATACGGCGCCAGCATCTGCGGCGCCCAGCTGGCGAGCGCGATCGCCGAGTTGCCGAGCTCGAACGCCAGCGTGCCCGCGACCGCCGCGGGGACGCCGAGGCTCATCTCACGGCAGAGGAGATAGAAGAAGAGGCCGCCGGCAGCGAGGTTCAGGAGGATCGCGAGGCGTACGGCGAGGTCGACGTCGGGCAGCAGCGCGAGAAGGCTCGTCGGATAGAGGAGGCCCTGCGCGGCGTAGAGAGGCTGTCCGGCGTTCAGGAGCGGCGACCAGAAGAGCCCGCTGCCGCCGGCGACGAGCGCGCGGCGGAGCTGGATCATCTGCGGCAAAAAGTAGGCGTAGAGGTCGTGCGAGGCCGTGCGGCCGTCGGGGGCGACGAGCGGCGGTTGCGCCGTGTCGAGCCCGTCGCCGACCCAGAGATCGAACGGCACGGCGCCGGCGCGCACGAAGGCGAACCAGGCGCCGGCAGCGAGTACGACGAGCAGCGGCACGAGGCGTCTCACGTTCGTGGCCGGCCCTTCAGGTAGACGAGCTCCCAGAGCGTCACGCCCCCGATTCCGAGGGGAAACGGTTCGACGACGACCGGCTCGAACGCCTCCGCGAAGAGCGCCCGCCAGGCGGCGAGCGGCCGCGGAAAGCGGCCGCGGTCGAGGCGCGCCATCAGCCGCGGCAGCCCACTGCGCTCGGGCAGCACGAGGTCGATGACGTGCACGTGGCCGTCGGCGTCGAGGAGGCCGGCCAGACGTCGCAGGATGCGGCTCACGCCGTCTGTATCGACGTGGTGGAGAAAGCTGTTCACGAGGATGCAGTCGAAGCGCGCGCCGGCGCGTGGGACGAACGACACCGCGTCGGCGGTGACGAAATGCGGCCCGTAGCGCGCGGCGGCCCATGCGGTATAGCGCGGGTTGACGTCGAGCCCGGTGTAATCGGCGTGATGGAAATGCGGCGTGTTGCTGCCGGGGCCGCAGCCGACGTCGAGCACGCGACGCACGCGGCCGAGGTCGGTGTGCGCGCGGACGGCGTCGAGCTTCCCCTCGACGAACGGACCCTGCCACAGACGATAGACGGTCTCGTGCTCCAGCAGGCGGTCGACGAAGCGTCGCAGCATCGTCGCGTCGCGCCTCAGGCGGACGCCGTCGTCGCGGCCGGCTTCTGGGCGGCGGCGAGCAGCGACGTACCCATCGGCGGCCGTCGCACGACGGCGGTCTCGCAGCGCATGAGCTGCAGAAGGGCGCGGTTCATCCAAGCGGCCGGCGGCTCGAAGCCGCTGCGGATGACGTCGCCGGTCCCGTCGCGCGTCGCCGTCCACACCGTGCGTGCCAGGAGGACGGGCACCAGCGTGAGCCCCCAGTAGCGCAGGTCGCGCACGACGAGGCCATGGGGCGCGAGCGTCGCGCGCATCGTCGGGCGGTCGTAGCGGCGCAGGTGGCCGGTGGCGCGATCGTAAGCGCTGCGAAGCGCCTCCAGCGCGGGCACGTTCACGAAGAGCCATCCGCCCGGCTTCAGGTGGAAGAGAACCGAGTCGAGGAAGGGTCCCGGCTCGTGGACGTGCTCCAGCACGTCGAAAAGCACGATCGCGTCCCAACGATCGGCGAAGGCCGGCAGCCGGTCGTGCACGTCGTAGAAGAGGGTCTCGCCCCGCGTCGCGACGCTTTGCTCGAGCGCGGTCGTGTTGAGGTCGGTGCCGTCGGTGGTCCATCGCGTCGCACGTTCCAGCTGACGGCGCAGCACACCGTTGCCGCAGCCGACTTCGAGCACGTGCAGCGGCACGCCCACGTCCACGCCGAGCGCGCGCAGCTGCCGGACGAAGGCCGCGACCCGCCACGCCATCCAGAAGTGCTCCGCCGTCGCGAGGCCGTACCACTCGCTCGGGAACTCGGATGCGACCGGGCGTGAGAGCACGCGGATCCGCGGTGACGGCATGGGTGACCCGCCGCGAGGCGAGCTTCGCCATCGTGCGCGGCCGCCGTCGAGGGTGTCAAGGTCCGCGGCTCCACGGCTCGCGCCTTGCCGCGTGGCGGCGCGGCTTGGTACTGCCGGCGCATGTCCGGCCCGCTCGCAGGTCTGCGCATCCTCGACCTCGGCACGCGCATCGGTGCGCCGTTCGCCGCCACCCTGCTCGGCGACCTCGGTGCCGAGGTCATCAAGGTGGAGCTGCCGGGGCAGGGCGACTTCATGCGCACCATCGGCCCCTTCGTGGGCGGCCACTCGCTCTTCTGGGCGGTCGAGGGGCGGAGCCGCAAATCGATCACCCTCGACCTGCGCAAGCCGGACGGCCAGGCGCTCCTGAAGCGCCTCGTGCCGCTCGCCGACGCCATCGTCGAGAACTTCCAGCCGGGCACGCTCGAGGGCTGGGGGCTCGGCTACGAGGTCCTCGCGCAGCTGAACCCCGGCATCGTGCTGACGCGGGTCTCGGTCTACGGCCAGACCGGGCCGTACCGCGATCGCCCCGGGCTCGATCGCAACGGCATCGCCATGGGCGGGCTCATGTACGTGACCGGCTATCCGGACCGCCCGCCGGTGCGGCCCGGCGTCATCGTCTCGGACTACCTCACCGGCGTCTTCAACGCCTTCTCGATCCTGGCCGCGATCTACGAGCGCGACCGCCGCGCACGCGAGACCGGGGCGCCGCCGCGCGGGCAGTGGGTCGACCTGTCGCTCTACGAGTCGATCCTGCGGATCATGGAGCACACGCTCGCGACCTACGACCGGCTCGGTGTCGTGCGCGAGCGCGAGGGCAACCGGCTGCGCAATTCGGCGCCGCTCGACAACTGGGAGACGGCCGACGGCAAATGGCTGTGCATCATCGCCGCCGGTGACGGCCTGTTCCCGCGTCTCTGTCGCGCGATGGAGCGTCCCGACCTGCTGGAGGACCCGCGCTTCCGCTCGATGGCGACGCGGGCCGAGCACGGCGACGTGATCAACGCGATCGTCGCCGAGTGGGTGCGGGGCCGCACCTCGGCCGAGCTGCAGGCGATCCTCGAGCGGCACGAGGTGCCGTTCGGCGTCGCCTACTCGGTGGCCGACATCTTTGCGGACCCGCACGTCGCGGCGCGCGGCGCGATCGCGACGGTCGACGATCCGGTGATCGGCCCCACTCGCATGCAGGGCGTCTATCCGCGCTTCTCGCGCACGCCGGGCGACGCGCCCCACGGCGCGCCGACGCTGGGCGCCGACAACGACGCCGTGTACGGCGAGCTCCTCGGGCTCTCGGCCGAGGAGCGGGATCGGCTGCGCCGCGACGGCGTGATCTAGTGTCCCGAGTCCGAAGCTCGTTGCCGGAGATCGGGTGGGATCGCGCCGCCCGGCGCGACCGCGGCCTTGCGGAGCCCCGCGCCGGGACGCGACCGGCGGTCTCGCACGGGGCGATTTGTCGCCGCGCGCCGACCCTGGTAGCGAGCCCGAATGACGAATCCGTCCGCGGTCGAGAAGGGCAAGGTCGTCGGCCTCCGCTACACGCTCCGCAACGCCTCCGGCACGGTGCTCGACGAGTGCACCGACGAGGCGCCGATGGAATACCTGCACGGCGCCGGCAACATCGTCCCCGGGCTCGAGCGCGCGCTCGAAGGCCGCTCGCTCGGCGACAAGCTGCGCGTCCAGGTGCCCGCCGTCGACGGCTACGGGGAGCGCCAGAGCAAGGGCCCGCAGGCGGTGCCGCGCAGCGCCTTCCCGTCCGACGCCCCCATCGAGCCCGGCATGCAGTTCATCGCCGACGAGGGCGAAGGCCGGCAGGTGATGCTGTGGGTGACGAAGGTCGACGCGACCACCGTCCACGTCGACATCGACCACCCGCTCGCCGGCGTCGACCTCGACTTCGAGGTCGAAATCGCTACCCTGCGCGACGCCACCTCGACCGAGATCGAGCACGGGCAC
It contains:
- a CDS encoding class I SAM-dependent methyltransferase → MLRRFVDRLLEHETVYRLWQGPFVEGKLDAVRAHTDLGRVRRVLDVGCGPGSNTPHFHHADYTGLDVNPRYTAWAAARYGPHFVTADAVSFVPRAGARFDCILVNSFLHHVDTDGVSRILRRLAGLLDADGHVHVIDLVLPERSGLPRLMARLDRGRFPRPLAAWRALFAEAFEPVVVEPFPLGIGGVTLWELVYLKGRPRT
- a CDS encoding class I SAM-dependent methyltransferase; translation: MPSPRIRVLSRPVASEFPSEWYGLATAEHFWMAWRVAAFVRQLRALGVDVGVPLHVLEVGCGNGVLRRQLERATRWTTDGTDLNTTALEQSVATRGETLFYDVHDRLPAFADRWDAIVLFDVLEHVHEPGPFLDSVLFHLKPGGWLFVNVPALEALRSAYDRATGHLRRYDRPTMRATLAPHGLVVRDLRYWGLTLVPVLLARTVWTATRDGTGDVIRSGFEPPAAWMNRALLQLMRCETAVVRRPPMGTSLLAAAQKPAATTASA
- a CDS encoding CoA transferase, with protein sequence MSGPLAGLRILDLGTRIGAPFAATLLGDLGAEVIKVELPGQGDFMRTIGPFVGGHSLFWAVEGRSRKSITLDLRKPDGQALLKRLVPLADAIVENFQPGTLEGWGLGYEVLAQLNPGIVLTRVSVYGQTGPYRDRPGLDRNGIAMGGLMYVTGYPDRPPVRPGVIVSDYLTGVFNAFSILAAIYERDRRARETGAPPRGQWVDLSLYESILRIMEHTLATYDRLGVVREREGNRLRNSAPLDNWETADGKWLCIIAAGDGLFPRLCRAMERPDLLEDPRFRSMATRAEHGDVINAIVAEWVRGRTSAELQAILERHEVPFGVAYSVADIFADPHVAARGAIATVDDPVIGPTRMQGVYPRFSRTPGDAPHGAPTLGADNDAVYGELLGLSAEERDRLRRDGVI
- a CDS encoding peptidylprolyl isomerase; its protein translation is MTNPSAVEKGKVVGLRYTLRNASGTVLDECTDEAPMEYLHGAGNIVPGLERALEGRSLGDKLRVQVPAVDGYGERQSKGPQAVPRSAFPSDAPIEPGMQFIADEGEGRQVMLWVTKVDATTVHVDIDHPLAGVDLDFEVEIATLRDATSTEIEHGHPHGGDHDHHH